The following coding sequences lie in one Miscanthus floridulus cultivar M001 chromosome 9, ASM1932011v1, whole genome shotgun sequence genomic window:
- the LOC136480054 gene encoding uncharacterized protein, whose product MEAPNKRNALASLTDDAVVEILRFFYDFFYDLDQGHRCYTNITGEHMSLSFLPFTLDNVAVLDICNGLILCWCRGADELYYYVVCNLATKKFKKLLPSIHSVGEAQLGFDPIAYSHFYMIEYIEEEQDDECKGVDIYSSKTAAWICKESKWGPNTCVTIERSEEMRSSEIVYLNSCLHIMGYSGFYPQILAMDMEGETWRKIPCPCGSSPSIHQAQGHLCICTVHGRNMSKLLIYILEDNDTNKWTLKHTVSFLKVFAKTNIEFCWYYDVNEYYSMVHPQWNLLLFVGVGKENDIVAYNMDIRKVHVIPTHYSQFFKIGILPQINGRPYYVPNVILFSELESLVANHITTDEDDDDVDTNEEDEDKDNDTDDD is encoded by the exons atggaggcccccaacaagaggaatgcactAGCCAGCCTCACGGATGATGCTGTTGTTGAGATCCTCCGCTTCTTTTATGACTTCTTCTATGACCTCGACCAAGGCCATCGATGCTACACCAACATCACCGGTGAACACatgtccttgtccttcttgcctttCACCTTAGACAATGTAGCTGTCTTAGATAtctgcaatggcctcatcctatgttGGTGCCGAGGGGCTGATGAATTATACTACTATGTCGTATGCAATCTGGCAACCAAAAAGTTCAAGAAACTATTGCCtagcatccattctgttggtgaggctcaaTTAGGGTTCGATCCGATAGCCTACTCGCACTTCTATATGATTGAATATATAGAAGAGGAGcaggatgatgagtgcaagggtgtggacatctactcatctaaaactgcagcatggatctgtaaggaatctaaatggggaccAAATACTTGTGTGACAATTGAGAGATCAGAAGAAATGAGATCATCAGAAATTGTGTATCTTAAcagttgtctgcacattatggggtactcgGGGTTTTACCCTCAGatacttgctatggatatggagggagagacatggagaaAAATTCCTTGCCCATGTGGTTCTtcaccctccatccatcaagcacAGGGTCACTTGTGTATATGTACTGTTCATGGTCGCAATATGTCCAAACTTTTAATCTATATCCTTGAAGACAATGatactaataaatggacattgaagcatactgtcaGTTTTCTGAAGGTGTTTGCAAAGACCAACATTGAATTTTGTTGGTACTACGATGTTAATGAGTACTACTCAATGGTTCACCCACaatggaatttgcttctctttgttggggttgggaaggaaaatgacatcgtcgcatataacatggacatcagaaaagttcatgtcatccctacacattacaGTCAGTTTTTTAAAATTGGCATCCTGCCACAAATCAACGGCAGGCCTTACTATGTTCCCAATGTTATTTTGTTCTCGGAATTGGAGTCATtg gtggccaaccACATCACCActgatgaggacgacgatgatgtTGACACCAATGAGGAGGATGAGGACAAGGACAATGATACCGATGATGattag